A genomic segment from Lutzomyia longipalpis isolate SR_M1_2022 chromosome 3, ASM2433408v1 encodes:
- the LOC129793154 gene encoding uncharacterized protein LOC129793154 has protein sequence MVRVLSVYKFAEEGELTIADDINASCLVPPDRIALATSGLDIEIRSISGDASSKGFFAFPAVDEIEEIHYCRNGNYLMTIESKRDNRNIKWRIVRIYCNWDGVPLNKSQTMAILRARIAGKVTPSDKYINSEDVEMIELPLKAQPRCVACCQVTGNIAIVAGNKVLFYHFKSCQTDTGRYNYIDFVEVPFFVELSFSPQKISLTEGVIGCMSDFTFNLFKITEVYEPSISVDISDESFSSDASGSLRINTKETLDFRTICKHSTINRQKFRVDVGSDCDGDSGTNGGDIRPEIVHDMLIILRSLQDSETLSKYTIKPLLQLRLPCPVSQKPVYDSFRSMSVNPLYMRREMCPDKGSENIFGSRYSRNFVSVALVVATQQDGYLYQFYNNDEWRQNTDILASYSFTAPIVDLVLKDSVMHALTETGIETYTLRIGQKIFYSPCEYFLNYSTTLDVIGPNFNDPICLLGLHSVAGAEKILSSAGNIVILSREAIARNAPWKLKFLHEPRPECLYRNIEGYALKHRAENPKVFLHLMGEVHVMIRTANELARIVSSDKTKNHVSLTKFSDHGDKEVENLFLESCRTLADFFVLSANEEEYYMALPYYLMGKLSVADIFNRCIQFEQLGVYSMGGIIYTLKQLFLRLQPGSEELNFLTGSLVKSPLVDNNNGNEMRLDRDGGFMKILFDLLLKYSPEDITAIALQSSIFLNRMGDFILKFLEGRPEKTNEEKLCVALQLVRKKRASLARNIIETIDSGSLLNILSKNWTILFETSMNHKNGHSIVIFSEFTEHCLLMSQLESIQRLTASVLKYLLVNLQVLPFEVLLKMLIDFTSLRIGYAGSEIGKNILMMTLEMYLIDYVEQKKLCADQSESTDSASFIVTTSTASNATRSGANQESSRKMSSSLASDVDTALSIFGTTATGKALKILVRSHLGFLSSHSGQKKEAESKECSLSDFDIPEKEIDALFEFLKKPPEILKEKCGPAVEEPLLFMDRRWNYLNLMPPLQANFLDYLIKPKKADSQEKIPEEEINLACVKLQALLASAELPEDIVNEVSQFICSNPNLIGIESIVSCLLPVPECTEFLVNVCPQCVLEFGKDRFSRNEDWAFLINCLQVQTSKAGDATESNGGLLLFYHKLLKEILEYIANTKPLDTVMKIFPEHEITHIPDNVGTEAGKTHPGHHPHEQSAFIQYIRISVEKERARKLKQVIVAKSNTLSAKINL, from the exons ATGGTGCGCGTCCTGTCGGTGTATAAGTTCGCTGAAGAGGGTGAACTGACCATTGCGGATGACATCAATGCATCCTGCCTCGTACCACCGGATCGGATTGCTTTGGCCACATCGGGACTTGATATTGAGATTCGTAGCATATCCGGAGATGCTTCTTCAAAgggattttttgcatttccaGCTGTGGatgaaattgaggaaattcatTACTGCAGAAATG GAAACTACTTAATGACCATTGAGAGTAAGAGGGACAATCGCAACATAAAATGGCGCATTGTTCGGATCTACTGCAACTGGGATGGAGTTCCATTGAACAAATCACAGACAATGGCAATTCTGAGAGCGAGAATTGCCGGTAAAGTGACTCCCTCTGATAAGTACATAAATTCCGAGGATGTTGAAATGATAGAGCTGCCCCTGAAGGCTCAACCGCGATGCGTGGCATGTTGTCAG GTGACGGGCAACATTGCTATTGTGGCCGGCAACAAAGTCCTCTTCTATCACTTTAAATCCTGCCAAACGGATACGGGGCGCTACAACTACATTGATTTCGTGGAGGTGCCCTTCTTCGTGGAGTTGAGCTTCTCACCGCAGAAGATTTCCCTCACTGAGGGTGTGATTGGCTGCATGAGTGACTTCACGTTCAATCTCTTCAAGATCACCGAAGTCTACGAGCCAAGCATTAGTGTGGATATTTCTGATGAGAGCTTCAGCTCCGATGCTAGTGGATCGCTGAGGATCAACACGAAGGAAACACTGGATTTTCGCACGATCTGCAAGCATAGCACGATCAACAGGCAGAAGTTCCGGGTGGACGTGGGGAGTGATTGTGATGGAGATAGTGGAACAAATGGCGGGGATATCCGTCCAGAGATTGTCCACGACATGCTGATCATCTTGCGATCGCTTCAGGACTCTGAAACTCTCTCCAAGTACACCATCAAACCCCTCCTGCAACTCCGGCTACCATGTCCAGTATCCCAGAAGCCTGTCTATGATTCATTCAGGAGTATGTCGGTCAATCCGCTCTACATGAGGCGCGAGATGTGTCCTGACAAAGGTAGCGAGAACATCTTCGGATCACGATATTCCAGGAATTTCGTCAGTGTTGCTCTCGTGGTGGCGACTCAGCAGGATGGCTACTTGTATCAGTTCTACAACAATG aTGAATGGCGCCAAAATACAGATATCCTCGCTTCGTACTCCTTCACAGCCCCAATTGTTGATCTCGTGCTCAAGGATTCAGTGATGCATGCCCTGACTGAGACGGGAATTGAAACATACACCCTACGGATTGGTCAGAAGATCTTCTACAGTCCGTGCGAATATTTCCTCAACTACTCAACCACATTGGATGTAATCGGACCAAATTTCAATGATCCCATTTGCCTTTTGGGACTCCATTCCGTAGCTGGGGCTGAGAAGATTCTCTCCTCTGCGGGAAATATTGTGATCCTCTCCAGGGAAGCTATTGCACGGAATGCTCCGTGGAAGCTGAAATTCCTCCATGAACCACGACCTGAGTGTCTCTACCGGAATATCGAGGGATACGCTCTGAAACATCGAGCTGAGAATCCCAAAGTTTTCCTGCATCTGATGGGAGAGGTTCACGTGATGATTCGTACAGCTAATGAATTAGCCAGAATTGTCTCCAGCGATAAGACCAAGAATCATGTTTCATTGACAAAATTTTCCGATCATGGAGACAAGGAAGTTGAGAATTTATTCCTCGAATCCTGCAGAACTTTggcggatttttttgtgtt GTCTGCCAATGAGGAGGAATACTACATGGCCCTCCCTTACTACCTTATGGGAAAGCTCTCCGTTGCCGACATCTTCAACAGATGCATCCAATTTGAGCAACTGGGAGTTTAT tCAATGGGTGGGATAATTTATACCCTGAAGCAATTATTCTTGCGCCTTCAGCCAGGTTCGGAGGAATTAAATTTCCTCACCGGAAGCCTGGTAAAATCACCCCTTGTGGACAATAATAATGGCAATGAGATGCGTCTGGATAGAGATGGTGGCTTCATGAAGATTCTCTTCGATTTACTCCTCAAATATTCACCGGAAGACATCACAGCGATTGCACTGCAATCCAGCATCTTCCTCAATCGCATGggggattttattttgaaattcctcGAAGGACGTCCTGAGAAGACAAACGAGGAGAAGCTCTGCGTGGCTCTGCAGTTGGTGCGCAAGAAGAGAGCAAGCCTGGCTAGGAATATCATTGAAACCATCGACAGTGGAAGTTTACTGAATATCCTCAGCAAGAACTGGACCATTCTCTTTGAGACTTCGATGAATCACAAGAATGGCCATTCAATCGTTATTTTCTCAGAATTCACCGAACATTGTCTTCTGATGTCTCAGCTGGAGTCCATTCAACGTCTCACGGCGTCAGTGCTGAAGTATCTCCTTGTGAATCTACAAGTGCTGCCCTTTGAGGTGCTCCTGAAGATGCTCATTGATTTCACATCCCTCCGCATTGGCTATGCTGGCAGTGAGATTGGAAAGAACATCCTGATGATGACGCTGGAGATGTACTTGATTGACTATGTTGAGCAGAAGAAACTCTGTGCAGATCAATCGGAATCAACGGATTCGGCTTCCTTCATTGTCACCACATCCACAGCCAGCAATGCCACACGCAGTGGTGCAAACCAGGAGAGTTCTCGAAAGATGTCCTCATCCCTGGCATCCGATGTGGATACAGCACTCTCAATCTTTGGCACTACAGCCACTGGGAAGGCTCTGAAAATTCTCGTGAGATCACATTTGGGTTTCCTCAGTAGCCACAGTGGGCAGAAAAAGGAAGCAGAGTCCAAAGAGTGTTCGCTGAGTGATTTTGATATTCCTGAGAAGGAGATTGATGCTCTCTTTGAATTCCTGAAGAAACCACCGGAGATCTTGAAGGAGAAATGTGGACCAGCTGTTGAGGAGCCTTTGCTCTTCATGGACAGAAGATGGAATTATTTGAATCTCATGCCACCGCTCCAGGCGAATTTCCTCGATTATCTCATAAAGCCCAAGAAGGCAGATAGTCAGGAAAAAATCCCGGAGGAGGAGATAAATCTAGCGTGCGTTAAATTGCAG gcTCTCCTGGCCAGTGCAGAACTCCCAGAAGATATTGTTAATGAAGTATCCCAGTTCATTTGTTCCAACCCAAATCTCATTGGAATTGAGAGCATTGTTTCGTGCCTCCTGCCCGTCCCTGAGTGTACCGAATTCCTGGTGAACGTCTGCCCGCAGTGTGTTCTGGAATTCGGCAAGGATCGCTTCAGCCGCAACGAAGATTGGGCCTTCCTCATTAATTGCCTCCAAGTGCAAACATCCAAAGCTGGAGATGCCACAGAATCCAATGGTGGGCTACTCCTCTTCTACCACAAACTCCTCAAAGAGATCCTGGAGTACATTGCCAACACCAAACCCCTCGATACTGTGATGAAGATATTTCCTGAACACGAAATCACCCATATTCCCGACAATGTTGGCACTGAAGCTGGGAAGACCCATCCGGGACATCATCCGCACGAGCAGAGCGCTTTCATTCAATACATCCGGATTTCGGTGGAGAAAGAACGCGCCCGCAAGCTGAAGCAGGTCATTGTGGCCAAGAGTAATACATTGAGCgctaaaatcaatttgtag
- the LOC129793235 gene encoding uncharacterized protein LOC129793235: protein MEKIEEKKPVSAGEVCWNLFNNLNHILVGFVCIYITYGAFKTGYSILTLHTILCTLGYQLLMAEGILALAPGNVWSYFFTRRTKTILHWILQAIGALFALVGMIVEYRNRGRHFGSLHAKLGLASGVFLIVTLVNGITNLYAKEMSRFIRPVFQRFFHNLMALATFVLGMASLYYGYEKRWVRSIASDEICWMLKIFGIFTIIFSSVAAVRNGYEQLRNIVHRD from the exons atggagaaaattgaagagaaaaagccCGTTTCGGCTGGGGAAGTTTGTtggaatttattcaacaatCTCAATCATATTCTTGTTGGATTTGTCTGCATCTACATCACCTATGGAGCCTTCAAGACTGGCTACAGTATTCTAACGCTACACACAATCCTGTGTACTCTTGGGTATCAACTGCTAATGGCGGAGGGAATTCTTGCATTGGCTCCGGGGAATGTGTGGTCATACTTCTTCACCAGGAGGACTAAAACTATCCTTCATTGGATTCTTCAAGCTATTGGGGCACTCTTTGCTCTTGTTGGGATGATTGTTGAATACAGAAATCGTGGACGCCATTTTGGAAGCCTTCACGCTAAACTTG GTCTAGCTTCCGGAGTTTTCCTCATCGTAACCCTTGTTAATGGTATTACCAATCTATATGCCAAGGAAATGTCTCGCTTCATCCGTCCAGTGTTCCAGAGATTCTTCCACAACCTCATGGCTCTTGCTACCTTCGTCCTCGGAATGGCTTCGCTGTACTACGGCTATGAGAAGCGCTGGGTTAGAAGTATAGCATCAGATGAGATTTGCTGGATGCTGAAAATCTTTGGAATCTTCACGATAATCTTCTCCTCCGTGGCTGCTGTGCGGAATGGCTATGAACAACTTCGAAATATTGTCCACAGAGACTAA